One genomic segment of Desulfocapsa sulfexigens DSM 10523 includes these proteins:
- a CDS encoding phospholipase A — MDQKHLMIVAVLFLLSGIFTSIVPVQAQINETDQSGNTITEMPSDVSSGTSASTNIIGTNTTIDNPLGLVVDKEWIYVVNRDGNSVDIFPRKGKGNIAPTRSISGPNTTLSSAAGVAVDANWIYVANPGGHNILVFPLTGTGNIAPTRIIFSSNSSMFEPSGVAVNENLIYVTNRNTHSVQVFPIDATGMPPENKEPDSTSYWGRLSSHEENAVGMTYDDDSDEPFLDFKVSLKYPILHDGIPDSPFSPRLYFAFTGRFGQYVFTRDSSPVIGKRFNPEFFLRGWTNTDPNKEVYYSFYLGHESNGQSINSQNEYYGKQNSLREDKENPYYANDYISRGWDYVGFDFRMKRVKLSKFDFIFTHELKLRYFLEWGPLQKDREDYNDWENDSEGKPREYVDGISYNFTTNLKLDDDFLDFITGGDISIDLTTGYSKIFKYLTIRGEYGLLFWDNLPISVWASHGYNSDLSLYYKKVTSFGIRLTLRSF; from the coding sequence ATGGACCAAAAGCATCTGATGATTGTTGCAGTTCTGTTTTTACTATCCGGGATTTTCACAAGTATCGTTCCGGTTCAGGCGCAAATTAATGAAACTGATCAGTCTGGTAATACCATTACGGAAATGCCTAGTGATGTATCAAGTGGCACTTCGGCATCAACCAACATTATCGGCACAAACACAACTATTGACAATCCGCTTGGGTTAGTTGTGGATAAAGAATGGATTTATGTAGTCAATAGAGATGGCAACAGTGTCGATATCTTTCCCAGAAAGGGGAAAGGAAATATCGCCCCGACACGTAGCATTTCCGGGCCGAACACAACCTTAAGTTCGGCTGCCGGGGTAGCTGTTGATGCGAATTGGATTTATGTGGCCAATCCTGGTGGTCACAATATTCTTGTGTTTCCCTTAACTGGAACAGGAAATATTGCCCCAACCCGCATCATTTTCTCGAGTAATTCTTCGATGTTTGAACCTTCCGGTGTAGCAGTAAATGAGAACTTGATATATGTAACTAATCGTAACACTCACAGTGTCCAGGTTTTCCCAATCGATGCCACAGGCATGCCTCCCGAGAATAAGGAGCCTGATAGCACCAGTTATTGGGGAAGGTTAAGCAGCCACGAAGAAAATGCTGTAGGTATGACCTATGACGATGATAGCGATGAACCATTCCTCGATTTCAAGGTTTCCTTAAAATACCCAATATTACATGATGGGATTCCAGACTCTCCTTTCTCACCCCGTCTGTACTTCGCGTTTACCGGTAGATTTGGACAATACGTGTTCACTCGCGACTCATCCCCTGTGATAGGCAAGAGGTTCAATCCCGAATTCTTTCTTAGAGGGTGGACTAACACCGATCCTAATAAGGAGGTTTACTACAGTTTCTATTTGGGCCATGAATCAAATGGACAAAGTATAAACTCACAGAACGAATACTATGGCAAGCAGAATAGTCTTAGAGAAGACAAGGAGAACCCCTATTATGCAAATGACTACATTAGTAGGGGGTGGGATTACGTTGGGTTTGACTTTAGAATGAAGAGAGTGAAACTTTCTAAGTTTGATTTTATTTTTACCCACGAGTTAAAGTTAAGGTACTTTCTTGAATGGGGGCCGCTCCAGAAAGATCGAGAAGATTATAACGACTGGGAAAATGACTCTGAAGGAAAACCGCGGGAATACGTAGATGGAATTAGTTATAATTTCACAACCAATCTGAAACTCGATGATGATTTTCTAGATTTTATTACTGGTGGGGATATCTCTATAGACCTTACCACTGGCTACTCGAAGATATTCAAGTATTTGACTATTAGGGGTGAGTATGGGCTATTATTCTGGGATAATCTCCCCATTTCCGTATGGGCTTCCCATGGGTATAATAGCGACCTGTCCCTTTATTACAAGAAAGTTACCAGTTTCGGGATCCGTTTAACTTTGCGGAGTTTCTAA
- a CDS encoding sensor domain-containing diguanylate cyclase produces MMRVNVLTVALAASLAVLLILPLASFFFFVPAYQFMLTSITEEESIRVASHLATSIATEGTPINRNSLQPHKHREIRALVEDFKLRKLRIFSDTGEIVFSTDAWEIGTRTTSEYFFEVVAKGKSLTKLVHKDTPSMDGQVQPIDVVETYVPIMEAGRFMGAFEIYYSITMRREKYNWVVRRYLYTVFGATLVLLVAVGLTIHKARSHLEKRNRAEKALQNAHDELEVRVRDRTAELKESNEALVAENKMRKAFEAELRLAAKVIDNIIEGICVTDTSGTIERVNRGFSDITGYEAKEVVGNNPRILKSNRHSPEFYEAMWKSLGATGTWHGEIWNRRKSGEIYQEWLSISSIRNEDNRITHYVGVFYELKSLLEKQEHLSRKAFHDALTNLPNRELFFDRLDVALSKAKRQEQQLAVIFIDLDDFKPINDTLGHHFGDVFLQGVAERLVLCCREEDTVARLGGDEFVMLLTNVGGLPDVVAVVERLFSHLGVPVSHQGKEMTIKASIGIALYPQDGDEVEVLLKKADAAMYVAKNTGKNNYQFYQLSGLVIGDDK; encoded by the coding sequence ATGATGCGAGTGAATGTCCTGACTGTTGCCCTGGCAGCCTCCCTGGCCGTGCTCTTGATTTTACCGTTGGCGAGCTTTTTCTTTTTCGTGCCGGCCTATCAATTTATGTTGACCAGCATCACCGAGGAAGAATCCATCCGGGTCGCCAGTCATCTTGCCACTTCCATTGCCACCGAGGGGACGCCCATCAACCGCAACTCTCTACAGCCTCATAAACATAGAGAAATAAGGGCGCTTGTTGAGGATTTTAAATTAAGAAAGTTACGGATTTTTTCCGATACCGGCGAAATCGTATTTTCCACGGATGCTTGGGAAATCGGGACTCGCACCACCAGTGAGTATTTTTTCGAGGTAGTGGCCAAGGGTAAATCCTTGACCAAACTGGTGCATAAGGATACGCCGTCCATGGACGGGCAGGTGCAGCCGATTGATGTGGTGGAGACCTATGTGCCCATCATGGAAGCGGGCAGGTTCATGGGGGCCTTTGAAATCTATTACTCCATCACCATGCGTAGGGAAAAGTACAACTGGGTGGTCAGGAGGTACTTGTACACGGTATTTGGAGCGACCTTGGTCCTACTTGTGGCGGTTGGGCTTACCATCCACAAGGCTCGTAGTCATCTGGAGAAACGGAATCGAGCCGAAAAGGCGTTGCAGAATGCCCATGATGAACTGGAGGTTCGGGTTCGGGACAGGACCGCTGAGCTCAAGGAGAGTAACGAGGCTCTGGTTGCCGAGAACAAGATGCGTAAGGCCTTTGAGGCGGAGCTAAGATTGGCCGCCAAGGTGATTGATAACATCATTGAGGGCATCTGCGTTACCGATACCAGTGGCACCATTGAAAGGGTCAATCGAGGGTTTAGTGATATCACCGGCTATGAGGCCAAGGAGGTGGTGGGCAATAATCCCCGTATCCTCAAGTCAAACCGCCACTCCCCTGAATTTTACGAGGCGATGTGGAAATCGCTGGGCGCCACTGGTACGTGGCATGGCGAGATCTGGAACCGACGCAAAAGCGGTGAGATCTATCAGGAATGGTTGTCAATTTCATCAATCAGAAATGAGGATAACCGGATAACCCACTATGTTGGCGTCTTTTATGAACTCAAGAGCCTGCTGGAAAAACAGGAACATCTGTCCCGCAAGGCCTTTCACGATGCCTTGACCAATCTCCCCAACCGCGAACTCTTCTTTGACCGTCTCGATGTTGCCTTGTCCAAAGCTAAACGCCAGGAGCAGCAGCTGGCCGTCATTTTTATTGATCTTGATGATTTTAAGCCGATCAATGATACCTTGGGCCATCACTTCGGCGATGTTTTTCTACAGGGCGTGGCAGAACGCCTTGTCCTCTGTTGCCGTGAGGAGGACACCGTGGCCCGCTTGGGGGGGGATGAGTTTGTCATGCTCCTTACTAACGTGGGTGGCTTGCCGGATGTGGTGGCGGTGGTGGAACGGCTTTTCTCACATCTGGGCGTGCCGGTAAGCCATCAGGGCAAGGAGATGACAATCAAGGCCAGTATCGGCATCGCCCTGTATCCGCAAGACGGAGACGAGGTGGAAGTGCTTCTGAAGAAGGCGGATGCCGCCATGTATGTCGCCAAAAACACGGGCAAGAACAACTATCAGTTTTATCAATTATCAGGGCTTGTCATTGGTGATGACAAATGA
- the secA gene encoding preprotein translocase subunit SecA — protein sequence MIGKALTRVFGSKNDRVLKQIKPLVNRINELESTVASLDDAQLAARTVEFRERFAKGENLDQLLPEAFATMREAGKRVLGERHYDVQLIGGVILHQGKIAEMKTGEGKTLTSTLPVYLNAIPGKGVHLVTVNDYLAARDAEWMGKVYNFLGMSVGKIIHDMGDDERRQAYAADVTYGTNNEFGFDYLRDNMKFEMSDFCQRGFNFAIVDEVDSILIDEARTPLIISGPAEISTEMYGNVDKIMGSFKADEHYLVDEKAKQVTLTEEGVALGEELLGVENLYEPESIEQLHHLNQALKAHTLFQRDIDYIVKNGEVVIVDEFTGRTMEGRRYSDGLHQALEAKEHVKIEKENQTLASITFQNYFRMYDKLSGMTGTADTEASEFKNIYDLDVVIMPTNMPMVRKDFADVIYKNIAAKERAVIREIKALHEKGQPVLVGTISIDVSEKISRLLKKEKVEHEVLNAKQHDREAEIIADAGQYGKVTIATNMAGRGTDIKLSKESKEAGGLHILGTSRHESRRIDNQLRGRSGRQGDPGSSRFFLSLEDDLLRIFGSGRISGIMDKLGMEEDEPIEHNLISRAIENAQKKVEGHNFDIRKHLLEYDDVMNKQREVIYRQRREVLSGSDLAEVVQDMIADQKELLISSFSNSRLASEDWNWDGFEEQMLELFQVKVDWDDSDKSGMDAESFREKVSAMIDDHYKSQEEYNGVDTQRHLERVILLQMVDTHWKDHLLSMDHLKQGIGLRGYGQKKPLDEYKKEGYNLFIRMIETVKQETVKTLMRVRIMQEDDVERLEAERRERLETERAQAKLNKGPAGEETPVAQPEKREGDKIGRNAPCSCGSGKKFKKCCGKPN from the coding sequence ATGATAGGGAAAGCCTTAACAAGGGTCTTTGGAAGCAAGAATGATCGTGTCCTCAAACAGATCAAACCATTGGTCAATAGAATTAATGAACTTGAAAGTACGGTAGCATCACTCGATGATGCACAGCTTGCTGCAAGAACCGTTGAATTTCGTGAACGGTTTGCCAAAGGCGAAAATCTTGACCAGCTTCTTCCGGAAGCTTTCGCAACCATGCGAGAGGCCGGTAAACGTGTACTTGGTGAGCGGCATTACGATGTGCAGCTTATTGGTGGCGTGATCCTTCATCAGGGGAAAATTGCTGAGATGAAAACCGGAGAAGGGAAAACACTTACCTCGACGCTTCCTGTCTATCTCAATGCTATTCCCGGAAAAGGTGTTCATCTGGTAACGGTGAATGATTATCTTGCTGCCCGTGATGCCGAGTGGATGGGAAAGGTTTATAATTTTCTTGGTATGTCTGTTGGGAAAATTATTCACGATATGGGCGATGATGAAAGGAGGCAAGCCTATGCTGCTGATGTGACCTACGGGACGAATAACGAGTTTGGCTTTGATTATCTGCGCGATAACATGAAGTTTGAAATGAGTGATTTTTGTCAGCGGGGATTTAACTTTGCCATTGTGGATGAGGTTGATTCCATTCTGATCGATGAGGCCAGAACACCTCTTATCATTTCGGGACCTGCGGAAATATCCACAGAAATGTATGGAAATGTTGACAAGATTATGGGCTCTTTTAAAGCAGATGAACATTATCTTGTGGATGAAAAGGCAAAACAGGTAACCCTTACTGAAGAGGGTGTTGCTCTTGGCGAAGAGCTTCTTGGTGTTGAAAATCTCTATGAGCCTGAGTCTATTGAGCAGTTGCATCATCTCAATCAGGCGTTGAAGGCACATACTCTTTTTCAAAGGGATATAGATTATATCGTTAAGAATGGCGAAGTTGTTATTGTTGATGAATTTACTGGTCGCACCATGGAAGGCCGTCGATACAGTGATGGGCTGCATCAGGCATTGGAAGCAAAAGAGCATGTGAAAATCGAAAAAGAAAACCAGACACTTGCCTCCATTACCTTCCAGAATTATTTCCGCATGTATGACAAGCTCTCAGGAATGACCGGAACCGCTGATACAGAGGCCTCGGAATTTAAAAATATCTATGACCTTGATGTGGTTATTATGCCTACCAATATGCCCATGGTCAGGAAGGACTTTGCCGATGTAATATACAAAAATATTGCTGCAAAGGAACGGGCGGTGATTCGTGAAATCAAGGCCCTGCATGAAAAAGGTCAGCCGGTACTGGTCGGTACCATTTCCATCGATGTCTCTGAAAAAATTTCGAGATTACTGAAAAAAGAAAAAGTAGAGCACGAGGTCTTAAATGCCAAACAGCACGATCGTGAAGCTGAAATTATTGCTGACGCCGGGCAGTATGGAAAGGTGACCATTGCCACCAATATGGCTGGACGTGGTACTGATATAAAACTGAGTAAGGAATCAAAAGAAGCCGGTGGACTCCATATACTGGGAACTTCCCGCCATGAATCTCGACGTATTGACAATCAGCTTCGCGGTCGTTCAGGGCGTCAGGGCGATCCAGGGTCCTCCCGTTTCTTCCTCTCCCTGGAAGACGATTTGCTTCGTATTTTCGGGTCCGGGAGAATATCAGGAATTATGGATAAACTTGGTATGGAAGAGGATGAGCCAATCGAACATAACCTCATTTCCAGAGCCATTGAAAACGCCCAGAAAAAGGTGGAAGGGCACAACTTTGATATACGTAAGCATCTCCTCGAGTATGACGATGTTATGAATAAGCAGCGCGAGGTCATTTATCGACAGCGCAGGGAAGTGCTTTCCGGTAGTGATCTGGCCGAGGTGGTGCAGGATATGATTGCTGACCAGAAAGAACTGCTCATTTCATCATTCTCTAATTCTCGTCTTGCCTCTGAAGACTGGAACTGGGACGGCTTTGAGGAGCAGATGCTTGAGCTTTTCCAGGTCAAGGTTGATTGGGATGATTCTGATAAGTCAGGAATGGATGCAGAAAGTTTTCGGGAAAAGGTTTCTGCAATGATTGATGATCATTATAAGAGTCAGGAAGAGTATAACGGTGTAGATACTCAACGACATCTCGAACGGGTTATTTTACTGCAGATGGTTGATACACACTGGAAGGATCATCTCCTCTCCATGGATCACCTGAAACAGGGAATTGGACTGCGTGGTTACGGCCAAAAAAAACCACTGGATGAGTATAAAAAGGAGGGATACAATCTCTTTATCCGCATGATTGAAACCGTGAAACAGGAGACTGTAAAAACCCTGATGCGCGTCAGAATCATGCAGGAAGATGACGTGGAACGACTGGAAGCCGAGAGACGAGAACGACTGGAAACAGAGCGTGCTCAGGCAAAACTGAACAAAGGGCCTGCCGGCGAGGAGACGCCCGTTGCTCAGCCGGAAAAGAGAGAAGGGGATAAGATAGGCCGTAATGCCCCCTGTAGCTGTGGATCCGGAAAGAAATTTAAGAAATGTTGCGGAAAGCCCAACTGA